A window of Gossypium hirsutum isolate 1008001.06 chromosome D13, Gossypium_hirsutum_v2.1, whole genome shotgun sequence genomic DNA:
TTGTAATGAATCtaaatttaacaatgttaacagtggaacttaaattttaaaaattgaaaagtaaagggattgaattcctgaaaataaaaatataaggactacatttcaaatttaaaaagagTATATTGgcttgtgacatattttaaccatCCCATAATCATATAAAAGTATGggactattttttttttttacttttacacAAACCTGATTAATCCCACGATCCTGAATGCTATCAACAATTTTTGAGGTATCATGTCCACCTCGTGATGTCCCAAGGATAGTTCCACCACGTTTATGTATATCATTAACAACCTTGGGATTTAAATACACTGTATTTTTTGCATAAAACCCCTTGTATCCTCCCTGCAAATGCATTAAACTCGTTAATTGCATCTGagtttgaatgaataaatttttatttgtctaatacttattttaaaatttgtatttgattttgtttattaagaattttaatttttttaaacttagtatatttaaaattatatatatttatgtttaattaaattaaataaacttgTTTATAAATATGAATAACCTCGAGGTCTAACTCTGTATTTTTAGCATAAAATCCCTTGTATCCTCCCTGCAAATGCATTAAACTCGTTAATTATTAATACACCACTTTATACTATTTTGAAAAGATTATTTATGAGGCtcatatttgttaaaaattttaaatttgtgtttaactttttaaaagtaatttGTGTTTAATCTCGTTTcattaaaaattatgtatttatgtctatttatttaaattaaattaactaaaattttaaagattaaacGAAAGTATTCATAAACATAAAATCTAACATGCCCTCGAAAATGAAAAACAATGTAAACAACAAACAAACCTAAATTGATTTAAactaacaaacaaataaatatgtTTAAATCTAAACTGATTTAAATATAATAAGTTTTAACAGCTatgttataaataaaataaagcacaaataataaaaataatattactatttatattataatagaaaaaaatttaaataattttgtaaataaatttttaaaaattcattaacgAATTTATTCGATACTAAATGATTGCTTACATCGATCCCCAATACTTTCTTTACACCGTACATGTGGTGCAAGCCACATACAATCTCTCTAACCACAGTGTTGAGTCCAGGGCAAAGACCGCCACACGTTACAATACATGCATGAACGTCATCAGAATGAAAATATACCTACATAACCATTAAATATCCACCACATTATAATaaaaacacacatcaaacttcaGAGTTTCATTAATCCATATCTAATTCAATCATtacgtaaatattaaaataagcgcttttttacttaaataatataaaataaacaatttataacttaaataatatataccCAATATCATTTATCAAAATAGAATGGATTGAATAGTGTTATGAATAGGGATTTAACGCCAAATCAACACTATTGGTGGGAATTTGGGATGACACAAAAATATGTTCTCCACCAAGAATGTTGATTTGGGTAATAGAGCATGTAATGAGATTAGGCCTGGTTATGGATAAAATTGGGTCAGGTCAAAGTCAAATTTTAGGTCTTTTCTAGGCTTGGATCGATTTTAataatgagtttaaaattttgtctaattTTGACTAGATAAAAAGTGTTCAATTCAAACTTAATACGGTTCATTCgtattaaatttttcatataaaaataaatttaaaaatataatacatcaaacacattaaaaatattaaaatgaatatttttcaacacattaaaaatacattaaaaaatctttatgcttaaataacactaaaatacttgcaacttagcaagcaacctccaaaatagtagtaaaattaataataaaataagagttatataatatccaaacaataacaataaaacaatagcaatataataataaaatgatagcaaaatgacaataaaacaataataaaataacaacaaaacaataTATGAGAAAAAATTTTAGGCACATTCGGGCCGGGCAAAAAAACTTACCCAAGGTCTAGCTCATTTAAAAAACGgatcttatttttttatctaaatttatttttcgaatCTATATTTAAGCAAACTTTTGAGTTTGGACATGTTAGTCGACAAGAGAAGCAAAGATTCTCTACCTCAAGTCCTCGTCACCAACTATTGGTGGTGATTTGGGCTGCCCAAGATGCATAGAATCTTGGTGCACCTGGCGGGAACATGTTTTGTCTCCGCCGATTCCTTGGATGGCTGGCCATTCCCCACATCGCCACAAATGAGTTCAATTTAACGTCAAATTCATATCCCTTCCCCATAACACTATTTGATTCTTTTCTGTTAAAGTTCGTATGATTTTATATTCAAATTAGATCTTTCCGATTTCTACATCCAATTAATCTTTAAGAAAAGGCTTATGGTAAGTTTAAACACACGCTTTCGTCCAACAAAAAAAAGGTTTAAACACACACCTTTTGACGTGCTCCAGCTCGTCGGAAATGAATTCCTTTTGGATCATCCTTGTGAACTACAACCTATAAAGATGAAAATAAGCATTGATTATATTTAACTAAGAAGAAACAAATGCTtagcaaaattttgaaaagatgtaTATAAACTATAAAGGAAGGACGGCTAACCTTTTGAGGGACGCTATCATCAACGTGAACAAAATATTGCCTagtgatatttaaaaatttcGATCAAATTAATACTAATTTAGCAAACATTTCAACAATCGATGTAAAAAAAATAGCTCTAAAGTTGAAGCTTACTTAACAACAGAGTATGCCGGATTGTCTTGCAACGGATTAGGATAAGTCTGTcattaaaaaaagtcaaaaatcaaatcagatttttaaaaattgaaactaaTTCACTCATTTTCGATCaatcaattgaaaaaaaaaagaacaaagaaaaacgATCTTGAATTCGAGAGAAATGGAAAACGAGGCTTTCGAATCAAGAGAAACTATGAATGCCTGCAAATTATACGTAGAAATGCCTTACAGGAAGATCAGGAATATAATCAGTTAAGTGAGGAACATCTTCAAGTACATAACCGCCGGGACCGTCGACGATCTTAGGCTTTGAAATCTCAGGCAAAGCAGGGGAAGCCATCGTGTAGCACTAGCGGGAACTCCTCGAACGACAACCGTAACCTTAAACCAAAAAGAAATGTACTGATCAactttttctttctcaaattaAAGATCCAAAATACAAATCAAAGGCACTGAAAAGCGGCGATTTATTCTCACAAATATGGAATATAATTATCTGCACGAGCCCAATGCTCCATTCCATATTTGGAGAGTTTTTTATTAGTTTAGCTAGGAATGGTAAAGAAATCCCAGAGCATATTTACTgaaatattcttatattaattttataattatttatgacatatattttaattttataaatatgtattatatatttcattataatttGTTACTTTTTATAAGATTTGATAAtatatttgagttaaatttaaaaaatcaatatattataaaatattatttaaaatttcgaGACAAGACGAAACATATTAGGTAAGCTATTTTTTGAATCGGATTGGAGTCGAAGACGAAAGTATTATGTAAAGTTTAAGGCGGGAcaagtttaattatatataaataaaagttatAGTGGGACGGGTCGTGCAAAAATTTATGTCATCTctatttttgacaaaatatgaTGATAAAATTAGATTTAAACGAAATTTTAGACCTATTTAAAATGTGgactgaatttgaatttgaaattcaatatttaaggttGGAATTATATCTTTTTATTCTTATATGTTAATTAGATTTggcatataaaaataaaatatagaatacTATAAGTAAATGTTAAAAAAGCATGGCAAGTAGTTtatgttataatttaataaaataaaataacacaaatttactaaatattaaatattaaatattaaatattaaacaaaaatattatatttaaaaaataactattttaaacGGGTTTGGATTaacaatttataaatatgaatgagTGTGGACAAATTTTTAGGTCTCATTTTAAGTCTAATCAAATTTTAACAACTatgtataatgttaatgtttatatACGCAAAACCCTTTAAAAGAATGAATAGGGGTCAACTACACATTggggtaaaagtattatagaggcGCCCGTACTAGAAGTCAGATTGCATATTGCCTcatctactcaaaaaatggagAAATTAATCATTGTATGTTAAAACAAAGCGCAAATTagttatttctattaaaattttcatctaattATACTATTGAAAATTGGCATGGCTGGTGAAAATAATCAGATAGTAAAGATAGGTGGTGTGCCACATGTACCTTATGGCGATGTACAAAGagcagtttttaacaataaaaatagatgagTTTTTTAATAGATGAaccaatttactcttttatctaaCGTATGGGGGCCAATTTGCTATGATTCCAACCTACTTCAAACTATAATTAAAGAGGTGCCTATTCGTTTACAACTATCAATGATAGAATAATGAAACTACCAAGGGGGATGAATAGTTGTAATTGCATCACATATATGGATCGTTTTCCCCTATTTTGATTCGGTATTATTTCCGTTCATCACATGTATTATCTTCATCTTGATGCTTAGTTACTAATGGATTGTGTGTTTCAAAATTATacgtaaattttattttaatgtataatttgatatatgaatattgattttgtacaaatatatataagtaaCTTTGATCGTGGTTCAAAtctatacttgaaactttaatttgatTTGACAATCAGTGTCATAAATCAAAGAAGAAagctttttaaattttagatgGCAAATTCTTAACGTTCAAAGATAGTTCTTGAAAACAAACTGAACTATAAAGAGAGCTTTATTGATATAAGTGGTGTGAACAAAGAAGACtatacaacaatgattttaaaGCTAAGCGACTTAAAGGAAAACTTTTGGATAGTtcagtgaccattttataacttgttgAAGTTCAAcgaccaaaatgtaaacttactaatagtttagtgagattggatatagtttaccctaaaatataAGAATCAAAgtcattaaaaagtaaaaatatgccACAAGTCCCTATAGTCttctaaaacttgaaatttagtcATTGTGCTTTTAAATTCCAAGATTTTAGTCATTCTACTttcaagatttcaaaatttaaatcgaacggttaataatgttattttttttgtttgatcaAAGTTAATTACAATGCCATTTTATTAATTACATGGTtattaagtgagtatttttttttatttcaaaatgtcacaccaacaaatttaacaaaaaaaatattaacaattggacctgaattttaaaatctgaaaagtagagagactaaattctaaattttctaAAGTACAGGGAATTATGACATAGTTTAACCAAAGACTAATAAACTTTTACCTTGGTAAGTAGTACGCCGATCGGACGACTATCGAGTTGATCATCAGCTAGCATACCATAACAGACGGTTCAGATAGCAACTCATCTATTCGCTCACGTGTGGATATCCTCATCGGCCAATTCTTCCCACATCACTGAAGCAGAGCAAACAAAAACATCAACGGCTCAAAACGAGTCGCCTCCCATTTCCAACAAAACCCTGCGGCAGTGGCACCCAAAACCAGACAGACTACAGACCTTCACAGGGTCCGTACACTATAATTTCTAGGGTTTCTTAGAGATCGCCGATTCAAGATGTACCGTGCAGCGGCTTCTCGCCTCCGGGCTCTCAAGGTCAGTCCCTAATTCTCCCCAAACCCTAACTTATGATCGCTGATGATTCGATCTCACTATAACAATCAATTTTCAATCTCGACTGTAACAGAGATAACTCGATTTCGATATTTGCATTCTGAGATTGCTTTTGTTTATAGACAATAGATCTGTTCTTTTAATCCATTATTGATGCTTAGCttgttacttttatttcttaattaaatgtatttatctcgGGTAGTCATTGCTGTAACTGGGTATTGATGTTAAGCTGTTTCATGTATCcggtaaaaatttcaaatattgttAGTCTCAATGCTTGGAGAAGTGATATGCTTTGAATGAAAATGCGAATATAGGGTTTGACATGCCATAGAGTACCTGCAAGGTTTTCAACTTCTGTTGCTGCTGCTACAACATCATCCTCTTCAGGTGGCCTCCTTGGTTGGTTCACTGGGGGTCAGTCCAACTCCATACCATCACTAGATTTTCCTCTACCAGGTGTAGCTCTACCATCTTCATTGCCTGACTATGTTGAACCTGGTAAAACTAAGATTACAACTCTTCCAAATGGCCTGAAAGTTGCTTCAGAAACCTCAGCGGTATGTACGAATTTGCTTCTTGTGAAGAatattttcttacataaggtctcttattttagaagaaaattaattttgtaaCTCATTGTTGAATTTGCTATTTGATTTTGTTGCCAAGCAGAATCCTGCAGCATCAATAGGATTATATGTTGACTGTGGTTCAATCTATGAGTCACCTGCCTCATTTGGGGTCTCACACCTGCTTGAGCGTATGGCCTTCAAGAGCACAACAAACCGCAGCCATTTGCGGATTGTTCGGGAAGTAGAGGCAATTGGTGGCAATGTACAAGCTGCAGTTTCTCGGGAGCAGATTGGATATACCTTTGATGCTTTGAAGACTTATGTTCCTGAAATGGTAGAGCTGCTTATTGACTGTGTGAGAAACCCAGCTTTCTTGGATTGGGAGGTGAATGAACAGGTAAATTGTCTTGAGCTTGTCGTTTTTAGGCTAAATAGTTTTGAGCATATTTAGAATTAATGCCTTGTGAGATGATAATTCATTACTTCACCTTCTACAGCTTCAAAAAATGAAAGAGGAAATTGCTGAAGCTGCAAAGAATCCTCAGGGCTTGCTCTTAGAGGCCATTCACTCAGCTGGTTATTCTGGTGCATTGGCGAATTCTCTTTTAGCCCCTGAGTCTGCTGTAAATACATTGAATGGTACAGTTTTGGAGGATTTTATCCTGGTAAGTCTAAGAGAACTTTATTTAGTATGTTTTCAGTGTAAACCGCATCATTGTAGTTTTGAAGAAAACTTTTATTAGTATGCTTTAACCTTTCAGTGTTAATTGTTTCATTATTGTTGAGATTGTTGCTGATCTTTGTCTATCATTCTCACTAATAAGCTTGGTTTCCTatgaaaatattaggaaaactttacCGCTTCTCGGATGGTACTTGCAGCATCTGGTGTTGAACATGAGGAACTGTTATCTGTTGCCGAGCCACTTTTATCAGATCTTTCCAATGTTCCTCGTCCTCAGGAGCCAAAATCTGTGTACACCGGCGGTGATTATCGCTGTCAGGCTGATTTAGGGGTATGTATtataaatacttgaaatgatcttttctttcatatttctCCATAGTTTGAGTTGTTAATTAGTTTCAACTGCAGGATCAAACACATTTTGCTCTTGCATTTGAACTTCCTGGTGGTTGGCACAAGGAGAAGGAAGCTATAATTTTGACTGTTCTTCAGGTTTTTAACTTTGGGTTACTCTGTCTGCTCAATTTTCTTATTCCACCGTGCTCTATTTTAATATAGGTCATAGAATTCTTCCTAGGAGTAACCTATCTTGCCCAATTAATTTTCATTGTGTATTTTTGGTTTTTCCTACTTGTTACCATGATCACAAGATAGGAAAATTGATAAATGTAATTATTCTATAGATTTTAATGGGAGGGGGTGGATCATTTTCAGCTGGTGGCCCTGGGAAAGGAATGTATTCAAGACTATGTAAGTGATCTTTCATGCTGCACACTATTATCTTTCAGTATATGACATGTTGTAATAGAGCAAGGTGGATGaagttttgtttgtttttgtgaATTTCTTTATTTACAAAATTCTGCTGCTACTAGACActcaatttcttttaaatttttctagTCAATTTGTTTAAGTCTACATGAAAGTGATGATTATGTTATGAGCAGATGTCCGTGTGTTGAATGAGTATCCACAAGTTTATTCATTTTCAGCATTCAACAGCATTTACAATCATACTGGCATATTTGGAATACAAGCTACCACTGTAAGTCTGCTCTTAAACCTTCCTTTACTAATTTTAGTACCGTTCCATTCCGATCTCCATCTTTCCCTGCCCTATTATGGTTTCATGCAGCAAATCTCTAGTTGATTCTTTTGACCATGCCATACATCTTTCACCGTGTCCTTGGTTTTCAAGTGCTAgtctatttaaaatttagtcatgaTTCTTCTGAATTATGCCATCTAAGAGCTTTCTTCTCTGTATGcccaattttaattaatttacgaGCTTGTGTTGAAAGTAATCTCACAACCAAATATTTTCTCACTGTTTTTCAGGCCATACATCTATTTGTCAATGCTAGTAATTGGCATTTGAAAGTTTTCTTAGTgtaactcttttttttaaaaaaatatttgttaccTACAGGTCCTGACTTTTTTTTTATCGTCTTGGCCTTCCACTGAATTTATTCCAAATTTCCAATTTTGGACACTTTGTGCTGATAACATCTCCATCGTAGTAACACTCTTGATGATACTCATGTTT
This region includes:
- the LOC107932055 gene encoding mitochondrial-processing peptidase subunit alpha, whose translation is MYRAAASRLRALKGLTCHRVPARFSTSVAAATTSSSSGGLLGWFTGGQSNSIPSLDFPLPGVALPSSLPDYVEPGKTKITTLPNGLKVASETSANPAASIGLYVDCGSIYESPASFGVSHLLERMAFKSTTNRSHLRIVREVEAIGGNVQAAVSREQIGYTFDALKTYVPEMVELLIDCVRNPAFLDWEVNEQLQKMKEEIAEAAKNPQGLLLEAIHSAGYSGALANSLLAPESAVNTLNGTVLEDFILENFTASRMVLAASGVEHEELLSVAEPLLSDLSNVPRPQEPKSVYTGGDYRCQADLGDQTHFALAFELPGGWHKEKEAIILTVLQILMGGGGSFSAGGPGKGMYSRLYVRVLNEYPQVYSFSAFNSIYNHTGIFGIQATTGSDFAPTAIDVAVKELIAVATPGQVDQIQLDRAKKSTKSAILMNLESRMVASEDIGKQVLTYGERKPVEYFLKVVDEITLKDISSIAQKLLSSPLTMASYGNVINVPSYDSVSRKFK